One stretch of Halichoerus grypus chromosome 10, mHalGry1.hap1.1, whole genome shotgun sequence DNA includes these proteins:
- the OSR1 gene encoding protein odd-skipped-related 1 yields the protein MGSKTLPAPVPIHPSLQLTNYSFLQAVNGLPTVPSDHLPNLYGFSALHAVHLHQWTLGYPAMHLPRSSFSKVPGAVSSLVDTRFPLPAFPWFPHVIQPKPEITAGGSGPSALKTKPRFDFANLALAATQEDPSKLARGEGPGSPAGGLGALLDVTKLSPEKKPTRGRLPSKTKKEFVCKFCGRHFTKSYNLLIHERTHTDERPYTCDICHKAFRRQDHLRDHRYIHSKEKPFKCQECGKGFCQSRTLAVHKTLHSQVKELKTSKIKC from the exons ATGGGCAGCAAAACCTTGCCAGCGCCGGTGCCCATTCACCCATCCCTGCAGCTCACCAACTACTCCTTCCTTCAGGCAGTGAATGGCCTGCCCACGGTGCCCTCGGACCACCTGCCCAACCTGTATGGTTTCAGTGCCTTGCACGCTGTGCACCTGCACCAGTGGACGCTGGGCTACCCCGCCATGCACTTGCCGCGCTCCTCTTTCTCCAAAGTGCCGGGCGCCGTGTCCAGCCTGGTGGACACGCGCTTCCCACTGCCCGCCTTTCCCTGGTTTCCTCATGTAATCCAGCCTAAGCCCGAGATCACCGCTGGAGGCAGCGGCCCCTCCGCACTCAAGACCAAGCCACGCTTTGATTTTGCCAACCTGGCTTTGGCTGCCACGCAGGAAGATCCATCCAAGCTTGCCCGGGGGGAGGGTCCTGGGTCCCCCGCTGGTGGGCTGGGTGCTCTCCTGGATGTAACCAAGCTGTCCCCAGAAAAGAAGCCCACAAGGGGACGCCTGCCTTCCAAGACCAAGAAGGAGTTTGTCTGCAAGTTCTGTGGCCGCCACTTCACCAAGTCCTACAACCTCCTTATCCATGAGCGGACACACACGGATGAGCGGCCCTACACCTGTGATATCTGCCACAAAGCCTTCCGGAGGCAAGACCACTTACGGGACCACAG ATATATCCACTCCAAAGAGAAGCCCTTCAAGTGTCAGGAGTGTGGGAAAGGATTCTGCCAGTCCAGGACTCTCGCTGTCCACAAGACGCTACACTCACAGGTGAAGGAGCTCAAAACCTCCAAGATCAAATGCTAA